From a single Flavobacterium sp. genomic region:
- a CDS encoding porin family protein, whose translation MKKTIATLILLVLGTGISQAQLLEFGVKGGVNFANYTGGDVSGVDFKTITSYHAGMVMELKVFENFAIQPELLYSTQGAELEGLGDQFKNKLGYLSIPVLAKFYLTSNELSLELGPQASFLVSERNEVDANDTNSFEFGIAGGLSYKITKSIFVSGRYVAGLTEAKKDADVKNSLIQFSVGYMF comes from the coding sequence ATGAAAAAAACAATCGCAACATTGATTTTACTGGTTCTAGGAACGGGTATATCGCAAGCACAATTACTAGAATTTGGAGTAAAAGGAGGGGTTAATTTTGCTAATTACACTGGAGGTGACGTTTCGGGGGTGGATTTTAAAACCATTACAAGCTACCATGCTGGAATGGTTATGGAATTAAAAGTATTTGAAAACTTTGCCATACAACCCGAACTTTTATATTCTACCCAAGGTGCCGAATTAGAAGGTTTAGGCGACCAATTTAAAAACAAGTTAGGCTACTTATCAATACCTGTACTTGCTAAGTTTTATTTAACTTCTAACGAATTAAGTTTAGAACTAGGACCACAAGCTTCTTTTTTAGTAAGTGAACGCAATGAAGTAGATGCGAACGACACCAACTCTTTTGAATTTGGAATTGCAGGTGGATTAAGTTATAAAATAACCAAAAGTATATTTGTATCTGGACGCTATGTAGCAGGTTTAACAGAAGCTAAAAAAGATGCCGATGTAAAAAACTCGTTAATTCAGTTTTCTGTAGGCTATATGTTTTAA
- a CDS encoding cell division protein ZapA — translation MSEKLKIKISIADRVYPLTVEPSQEEGLRSASKKIDAMIKQFEQSYAVRDKQDVLAMCALQFAAQVEQKQITSTQDNESNFTRLKNLDKKLSELLSK, via the coding sequence ATGAGTGAAAAACTGAAAATTAAAATATCAATAGCAGACCGAGTGTACCCTTTAACCGTGGAACCCTCACAAGAAGAAGGACTAAGAAGTGCTTCCAAAAAAATAGATGCTATGATTAAACAGTTTGAACAAAGCTATGCCGTGAGAGACAAACAAGATGTTTTAGCTATGTGTGCCTTGCAATTTGCCGCACAAGTAGAACAAAAACAAATTACGAGTACTCAAGATAATGAAAGCAACTTTACCCGATTGAAAAATTTGGATAAAAAATTGAGTGAGTTACTCTCAAAATAA
- a CDS encoding carboxypeptidase-like regulatory domain-containing protein has product MLLKNIILVFFVGLFSLTISAQKARVKGVVLDEFNNPVENVTITVGDKVSVSNENGFYSIEIDANKKVTLVFSHVSLKKKSIDITLKPNEDYELNPLMNSKVEEFGEVIITANSKKRIEGVTTIDPVIIRRIPGANAGIENIVKTLPGFNSNNELSTSYAVRGGNYDENLVYVNEIEVYRPFLIRSGQQEGLSFTNTDMVYNVDASAGGFQAKYGDKLSSVLDITYRNPEQFAASLEASLLGGSLTVEGVSKNQKWSNITGVRYRDNSLLVNSQETETNFKPTFFDVQTLLNFNASTKWNFSFLGNISQNRYNYEPLTRQTNFGTIDEPIALLVFYEGQEKDKYQTFFGAGKAVYQYNEKNKLKFILSGYHTQEQEYYDILAQYRLGEVDANIGSETFGDVVFTRGIGSQLNHARNDLDALIVNTEVKGFHELNEKSQFEWGAKFTLEDIRDRIVEWEVVDSAGFSLPNPLLDYQNDQPYNPYVGPLAPYQNVRATNFTRINRLSGYAQWNYRGNIGEHDYWVNAGVRAHQWQVDADGRPKGDSQITFSPRAQFAFKPNWNKDMLFRLSGGLYHQPPFYRELRDEDGVVQTNVKAQQSIHVVLSNDYSFKMWNRPFKLVSEAYYKNITDVNTYTIDNVRIRYEANNNAEAYAYGFDTRLNGEFVPGTESWFTFGYLKTEENQDGKGFIARPTDQRLKFGVLFQDYMPNIPNLRLYLNLVYNTGLPGGSPSYADPYAYQLRLNDYRRADVGFSFVFKDETIKSSKVWLKPFNEFSLGLEIFNLFNNQNAITNTWVRDVYTKSQYGIPNYMTTRVFNIKLVARL; this is encoded by the coding sequence ATTCTTTTGAAAAATATAATTTTAGTATTCTTTGTGGGTTTATTTTCGTTGACAATTTCGGCGCAGAAAGCCCGTGTTAAAGGTGTTGTGTTGGACGAGTTTAATAATCCAGTAGAAAATGTAACAATTACGGTAGGTGATAAAGTATCGGTTTCCAATGAAAATGGTTTCTATAGTATAGAAATTGATGCCAACAAAAAGGTAACCCTTGTTTTTTCTCACGTTTCATTAAAGAAAAAATCAATTGATATTACTTTAAAACCAAATGAAGATTACGAATTAAATCCCTTAATGAACTCCAAAGTAGAAGAGTTTGGGGAAGTAATTATTACAGCAAATAGTAAAAAACGTATCGAAGGTGTCACCACCATTGATCCTGTAATTATTAGAAGAATTCCAGGTGCTAATGCAGGAATCGAAAATATCGTAAAAACCTTACCAGGCTTTAATAGTAATAACGAACTTAGTACATCGTATGCTGTTCGCGGTGGGAATTACGATGAAAACTTAGTTTATGTCAACGAAATTGAAGTGTATCGCCCTTTTTTAATTCGTTCTGGTCAACAAGAAGGGTTGAGTTTTACCAATACCGATATGGTGTACAATGTTGATGCTTCAGCTGGAGGTTTTCAAGCTAAGTATGGGGATAAATTATCTTCGGTTTTAGATATTACCTACCGAAATCCGGAGCAATTTGCAGCCAGTTTAGAAGCCAGTTTATTAGGTGGTAGCCTAACAGTTGAGGGTGTTTCTAAAAATCAAAAATGGAGTAATATTACAGGGGTTCGATACAGAGATAATAGTTTGTTAGTAAATAGTCAGGAAACGGAAACTAATTTTAAACCTACATTTTTTGATGTTCAAACCTTGCTGAATTTCAATGCTTCTACTAAATGGAATTTTAGCTTTTTAGGAAACATTTCCCAAAATAGATACAATTACGAACCATTAACGCGTCAAACCAATTTTGGAACGATTGATGAGCCTATAGCATTATTGGTTTTTTATGAAGGACAAGAAAAAGATAAATACCAAACGTTTTTTGGTGCTGGAAAAGCAGTTTACCAATACAATGAAAAAAATAAATTAAAGTTTATCCTTTCGGGCTATCATACGCAAGAGCAAGAATATTATGACATATTAGCCCAATATCGTTTGGGTGAAGTAGATGCAAATATTGGTTCGGAAACCTTTGGCGATGTTGTTTTTACGCGTGGAATTGGTTCGCAATTAAATCACGCTCGTAACGATTTAGATGCTTTAATTGTTAACACCGAAGTAAAAGGTTTTCACGAATTAAATGAAAAATCACAATTTGAATGGGGCGCAAAATTTACACTTGAAGATATTCGCGATAGAATTGTAGAATGGGAAGTTGTAGATTCTGCTGGTTTTTCATTACCTAACCCACTTTTGGATTATCAAAACGACCAACCTTACAATCCGTATGTTGGACCATTAGCACCTTATCAAAATGTAAGAGCTACAAATTTCACCAGAATCAATAGATTGTCAGGTTATGCACAATGGAATTACAGAGGAAATATAGGCGAACACGACTATTGGGTAAATGCTGGAGTTCGTGCACATCAATGGCAAGTTGATGCTGATGGTAGACCAAAAGGCGATAGCCAAATTACGTTTTCACCCAGAGCTCAGTTTGCATTTAAACCCAATTGGAATAAAGATATGTTGTTCCGATTGTCTGGAGGTTTGTATCACCAACCACCTTTTTATAGAGAATTAAGAGATGAAGATGGGGTAGTGCAAACGAATGTAAAAGCGCAACAATCGATTCATGTGGTTTTAAGTAACGATTATAGTTTTAAAATGTGGAACCGACCGTTTAAATTGGTCTCCGAAGCGTATTATAAAAATATTACCGACGTAAACACGTACACTATTGACAATGTTAGAATTCGATATGAAGCGAATAACAATGCAGAAGCTTATGCCTATGGTTTTGATACCCGACTAAATGGTGAATTTGTTCCAGGTACTGAATCATGGTTTACGTTTGGCTATTTAAAAACCGAAGAAAATCAAGATGGGAAAGGGTTTATTGCTCGTCCAACTGATCAGCGATTAAAATTTGGAGTTTTGTTTCAAGATTATATGCCTAATATTCCAAACTTACGTTTATATTTAAATTTAGTATATAACACAGGTTTGCCTGGAGGTTCTCCATCGTATGCCGATCCATATGCGTACCAATTGCGTTTAAATGATTACCGTAGAGCGGATGTTGGTTTTTCATTTGTGTTTAAAGATGAAACAATTAAATCGAGTAAAGTGTGGTTAAAACCTTTTAATGAATTTTCTTTGGGATTGGAAATTTTTAATTTATTCAACAATCAAAACGCAATTACGAATACTTGGGTGCGCGATGTGTACACCAAATCACAATACGGAATTCCTAACTATATGACCACTCGTGTTTTCAACATCAAATTGGTTGCCCGATTGTAA
- the aroQ gene encoding type II 3-dehydroquinate dehydratase, whose translation MKIIIINGPNLNLLGKREPEVYGNETFESYFKKLQIQFPNATLEYFQSNIEGEIISKLQETGFSYDGIVLNAGAYTHTSIGIGDAVKAITTPVVEVHISNTFARESFRHQSYISPNAKGIIIGFGLESYELAIKSFI comes from the coding sequence ATGAAGATCATCATTATAAACGGTCCAAACCTTAACTTATTAGGCAAACGTGAACCCGAAGTTTATGGAAATGAAACCTTTGAATCTTATTTTAAAAAGTTACAAATTCAGTTTCCTAATGCTACACTAGAATATTTTCAAAGTAATATAGAAGGAGAAATTATTTCTAAACTTCAAGAGACCGGATTTTCGTATGATGGTATTGTTTTAAACGCTGGTGCTTATACGCATACTTCTATAGGAATTGGCGATGCCGTAAAAGCAATTACTACACCTGTGGTAGAAGTGCATATTTCCAATACATTCGCAAGAGAATCTTTTCGTCATCAATCGTATATTTCACCCAATGCAAAAGGTATTATTATTGGCTTTGGATTGGAGAGTTATGAGTTAGCTATAAAATCTTTCATATAA
- the rny gene encoding ribonuclease Y — protein MDILSIIIGIFVGIAGGFGIAKFLEKSNVSNLIKNAKKEAGSILKDAKVEAEATKKEKILQAKEKFLELKAEHEQVILARDKKTAEAEKRTRDKESQISNELAKAKKVNDEAEAKINEYSSKIELLEKKQQEIDRLHKSQVEQLEVISGLSAEEAKEQLVESLKAEAKTNAMSFIQDTVEEAKMTAHQEAKKIIISTIQRVGTEEAVENCVSVFNIESDDVKGRIIGREGRNIRALEAATGVEIIVDDTPEAIILSCFDPVRREIARLALHKLVTDGRIHPARIEEVVAKTAKQIDEEIIETGKRTVIDLGIHGLHPELIKVVGRMKYRSSYGQNLLQHSREVAKLCGIMAAELGLNVKLAKRAGLLHDIGKVPDTESELPHAILGMQWAEKYGEKEEVCNAIGAHHDEIEMKSLISPIIQVCDAISGARPGARRQVLDSYIQRLKDLEDIAFGFSGVKNAYAIQAGRELRVIVESEKVSDDAAVNLSFDISQKIQTEMTYPGQVKITVIRETRAVNIAK, from the coding sequence ATGGATATACTAAGCATAATAATTGGAATTTTTGTCGGGATTGCAGGTGGTTTTGGAATTGCTAAATTTTTAGAAAAAAGCAATGTTTCAAACTTAATTAAAAACGCAAAAAAAGAAGCTGGTTCTATTTTAAAAGACGCTAAAGTTGAGGCTGAAGCTACAAAAAAAGAGAAAATTCTTCAAGCTAAAGAAAAATTCTTAGAACTTAAAGCAGAGCATGAACAAGTCATTTTAGCTAGAGATAAAAAAACAGCTGAAGCTGAAAAAAGAACTAGAGATAAAGAATCTCAAATTTCTAATGAGTTAGCAAAAGCTAAAAAAGTTAACGATGAAGCCGAAGCTAAAATCAACGAATACTCTTCAAAAATTGAGCTTTTAGAGAAAAAACAACAAGAAATTGACAGACTTCACAAAAGTCAGGTGGAGCAATTAGAAGTTATTTCTGGTTTATCAGCTGAAGAAGCTAAAGAACAATTAGTAGAAAGCTTAAAAGCTGAAGCTAAAACCAATGCTATGTCATTCATCCAAGACACCGTGGAAGAAGCAAAAATGACAGCTCATCAAGAAGCTAAGAAAATCATTATTAGTACTATTCAACGTGTAGGAACAGAAGAAGCTGTAGAAAACTGTGTTTCTGTATTTAACATTGAATCTGACGATGTAAAAGGTAGAATTATTGGTCGTGAAGGTCGTAACATTAGAGCTTTAGAAGCTGCAACAGGAGTTGAAATCATTGTAGATGACACACCAGAAGCAATTATCTTATCTTGTTTTGATCCAGTACGAAGAGAAATTGCTCGTTTAGCGTTACACAAATTAGTAACAGACGGACGTATTCACCCAGCACGTATTGAAGAAGTAGTAGCTAAAACAGCGAAACAAATTGACGAAGAAATTATTGAAACCGGAAAACGTACGGTAATTGATTTAGGAATCCATGGATTACACCCTGAATTAATTAAAGTAGTGGGTAGAATGAAATACCGTTCATCTTACGGACAAAACTTGTTACAACACTCAAGAGAAGTAGCTAAGTTGTGTGGTATTATGGCAGCTGAATTAGGATTAAACGTTAAATTAGCTAAAAGAGCTGGTTTATTACACGATATAGGAAAAGTACCAGATACCGAAAGTGAATTACCTCACGCAATTTTAGGTATGCAATGGGCTGAGAAATATGGTGAAAAAGAAGAAGTTTGTAACGCAATTGGAGCGCACCACGACGAAATTGAAATGAAATCATTGATTTCTCCAATTATCCAAGTGTGTGATGCTATTTCAGGAGCGCGTCCAGGAGCAAGAAGACAAGTTTTAGACTCTTACATCCAACGTTTAAAAGATTTAGAAGATATCGCTTTCGGATTCAGTGGCGTTAAAAATGCTTATGCTATTCAAGCAGGTAGAGAATTACGTGTAATTGTAGAAAGTGAAAAAGTATCAGACGATGCAGCGGTAAATTTATCATTTGATATTTCTCAAAAAATTCAAACTGAAATGACTTATCCTGGTCAAGTGAAAATTACAGTTATTCGCGAAACAAGAGCTGTGAATATTGCTAAATAA
- a CDS encoding M23 family metallopeptidase gives MKFVLAFLLAPLLIYSQDFPQDYFQSPLDIPLDLSGSFGELRSNHFHSGLDFKTKGVEGLPVYATGDGYVSRIKISTFGYGKAIYITHPNGYTSVYGHLQKANGSIQEFIKKRQYIEKSYEVEMYLYPTELPVKKGDIIAFTGNTGGSGAPHLHFEFRNTKSEEILNPLHFGFKKMIKDERLPVIQGLVAYPLDSTTVNNSQKPINISFSKQADGTYLGVKVKANGKMAFGINAHDFCTNAYNKNGLYKVKAYLNGVLYYQYGFDGFAFDESRYINNFIDYERFHLMGQRVQKLFELSPYPLSIVENNTKDGTIKVQPGTNYTYRVELFDFHGNKVDVIIPIEYANLQATIKNVIQKTPYFVKAKNESIFEKDKVSVQIPENAFYSNFYLNFEVNKDILTLHDDSVPVHKNITITFNDVEGLSEEQLAKTYIATLEGYKLDYNKTYRKGNSFSIKTKTLGKFKLAQDVTPPRIYNVNFVEGKTIKEQKTISVSVSDLHSEIDTYNGYLNGKWILLEYDYKTKKLVHNLEDDICVQGRNDLKIVVTDNLQNSTTFESYFFR, from the coding sequence ATGAAATTTGTATTAGCCTTTTTACTCGCCCCTTTATTAATTTACAGTCAGGATTTTCCTCAAGATTACTTTCAATCACCCTTGGATATTCCGCTTGATTTGTCGGGTTCATTTGGTGAATTACGAAGCAATCATTTTCATTCGGGTTTAGATTTTAAAACAAAAGGGGTCGAAGGGTTGCCTGTATATGCTACTGGAGATGGTTATGTTTCTCGAATAAAAATTTCAACTTTTGGTTACGGAAAAGCAATATATATTACGCATCCAAATGGGTATACTTCGGTTTATGGTCATTTACAAAAAGCCAACGGTTCCATTCAAGAGTTCATTAAAAAAAGACAATATATAGAAAAATCGTATGAAGTGGAAATGTATTTGTATCCAACCGAATTACCTGTTAAAAAAGGGGATATAATCGCTTTTACAGGCAATACGGGAGGTAGTGGCGCTCCTCATTTACATTTTGAATTTCGAAATACAAAATCAGAAGAAATATTAAATCCGTTGCATTTTGGGTTTAAAAAAATGATTAAAGATGAACGTTTACCTGTAATTCAAGGTTTGGTAGCTTATCCGTTGGATTCTACTACAGTTAACAACTCTCAAAAACCAATCAATATTTCATTTTCTAAACAAGCCGATGGAACGTATTTAGGAGTGAAAGTAAAAGCTAATGGGAAAATGGCTTTTGGAATTAATGCGCATGATTTTTGTACCAATGCATACAATAAAAACGGTTTATATAAAGTAAAAGCTTATTTAAACGGGGTATTGTATTATCAATACGGTTTTGATGGTTTTGCTTTTGATGAGTCACGCTATATTAATAACTTTATTGATTATGAGCGATTTCATCTGATGGGACAACGGGTTCAAAAGTTATTCGAATTATCACCGTATCCACTTTCAATTGTTGAAAATAACACAAAAGATGGAACCATTAAAGTGCAGCCAGGAACGAATTATACGTATAGAGTGGAATTGTTTGATTTTCATGGGAATAAAGTAGATGTAATTATCCCAATCGAATACGCTAATTTACAGGCTACTATTAAAAATGTAATCCAAAAAACGCCTTATTTTGTAAAAGCTAAAAATGAGTCTATCTTTGAAAAAGATAAGGTTTCTGTACAAATTCCTGAAAATGCCTTTTATTCGAATTTTTATTTAAATTTTGAAGTTAATAAAGATATTTTAACCTTGCACGATGATAGTGTTCCAGTGCATAAAAATATTACAATTACCTTTAATGACGTAGAAGGTTTATCAGAAGAACAATTAGCAAAAACATATATTGCTACTTTAGAGGGCTACAAGTTAGATTATAATAAAACGTATCGAAAAGGAAACTCGTTTTCAATAAAAACCAAAACCTTAGGTAAATTTAAATTAGCACAAGATGTTACGCCTCCGAGAATTTACAATGTGAATTTTGTAGAAGGTAAAACCATAAAGGAGCAAAAAACAATCAGCGTTTCGGTAAGTGATTTACATTCTGAGATTGATACGTATAACGGATATTTGAACGGAAAATGGATTTTATTGGAGTATGATTATAAAACCAAAAAACTAGTACACAATTTAGAAGATGATATTTGCGTTCAAGGTAGGAATGATTTAAAGATTGTTGTAACGGATAATTTGCAAAATTCTACTACCTTTGAATCTTACTTTTTTAGATAA
- a CDS encoding outer membrane beta-barrel protein: MKKVLLSAVALLAFGFANAQEEEKGFGFAKSDVIVEGNLAFGSTNDKNTEVKTNNFQFNPKVGYFLTDKFAVGVELGIGSDKEETAGTETDKNSNFNAGVFGRYYFLDLGKRFKTYAEAGLGMESGKAGLGDAKYSGFGFGAGLGMNYFVSDSFAINFALTDVLSYSSQKWDGAKNESEFNANVNVFNNFFTTAQFGLTYKF; the protein is encoded by the coding sequence ATGAAAAAAGTTTTATTATCTGCAGTAGCATTATTGGCTTTCGGTTTTGCTAACGCACAAGAAGAAGAAAAAGGTTTTGGTTTTGCTAAAAGTGATGTTATTGTAGAAGGTAACTTAGCTTTTGGTTCTACAAATGACAAAAACACTGAAGTAAAAACAAACAATTTTCAATTCAACCCTAAAGTTGGTTATTTTTTAACTGATAAATTTGCAGTTGGAGTTGAGTTAGGAATTGGTTCTGACAAAGAAGAAACAGCTGGAACTGAAACTGACAAAAATTCTAATTTCAATGCAGGTGTTTTTGGACGTTATTATTTCTTAGACTTAGGAAAAAGATTCAAAACTTATGCTGAAGCTGGTTTAGGAATGGAATCAGGAAAAGCTGGTTTAGGTGATGCTAAATATTCTGGTTTTGGATTTGGTGCAGGTTTAGGAATGAATTATTTCGTTTCTGATAGTTTTGCTATCAACTTCGCTTTAACAGATGTTTTATCTTACTCTTCTCAAAAATGGGATGGTGCTAAGAACGAATCTGAATTCAATGCAAATGTAAATGTTTTCAATAACTTCTTTACTACTGCACAATTTGGTTTAACTTACAAATTCTAA
- a CDS encoding DUF2752 domain-containing protein: protein MVRIQKLFNFLMIRKFIFYSIHLSTIVAPFILFFLPADFFDKGESICLSVKLAGIECYACGLTKATMHFIHFEFEQAWNFNKLSFIVVPMLFPLWVKSIYDIQGKRLPGKLGNLMYEKGA from the coding sequence ATGGTTCGTATTCAAAAACTCTTTAATTTTCTAATGATTCGTAAATTTATTTTTTACAGTATTCATCTTTCAACAATAGTTGCTCCATTTATATTATTCTTTTTACCAGCAGATTTTTTTGACAAAGGTGAGAGCATTTGTCTTTCAGTAAAATTAGCAGGTATTGAATGTTATGCATGTGGATTAACTAAAGCTACTATGCACTTTATTCATTTTGAATTTGAGCAAGCTTGGAATTTTAACAAATTATCTTTTATTGTTGTACCGATGTTATTTCCCCTTTGGGTTAAATCAATTTACGATATTCAGGGTAAAAGGTTACCCGGTAAATTAGGAAATTTAATGTATGAAAAAGGAGCTTAA
- the xerD gene encoding site-specific tyrosine recombinase XerD — translation MSTWQSYIKEYQNYLRLERGLSKNTIENYTFDIEKLVLFLNQHDIKISPITISEEIVQQFIYEIASKVNARSQSRVISGLKSFFNYLVFEDYRKDTPLELIEVPKTGRKLPDTLATEEIDALISAIDLSTPEGERNRAMLETLYSCGLRVSELVGLKISDLFFEEGFIKITGKGNKQRFVPVGGSTIKYITSYVNLIRVHYAVQKGHEDTLFLNRRGKQLTRAMIFTIIKDLALKINLNKTISPHTFRHSFATHLLENGADLRSIQLMLGHESITTTEVYMHLDRKFLSEVLNNYHPRK, via the coding sequence ATGAGTACTTGGCAATCCTATATTAAAGAATATCAAAATTACCTTAGGTTAGAACGTGGTCTTTCTAAAAACACCATTGAAAATTACACGTTTGATATTGAAAAGTTAGTGTTGTTTTTAAATCAACATGATATCAAGATTTCGCCAATTACTATTTCAGAAGAAATTGTACAGCAATTCATTTATGAGATTGCCTCAAAAGTAAATGCGCGCAGTCAGTCGCGAGTAATTTCAGGATTAAAAAGTTTTTTTAATTACTTAGTTTTTGAAGATTACCGAAAAGATACTCCGCTAGAGTTAATTGAAGTACCAAAAACCGGACGCAAATTACCCGATACCTTAGCAACGGAAGAAATTGATGCATTAATCTCAGCAATCGATTTATCTACTCCAGAAGGAGAACGCAATAGAGCCATGCTAGAAACTTTGTACAGCTGTGGTTTGCGTGTTTCGGAGTTGGTGGGTTTAAAAATATCTGATTTGTTTTTTGAAGAAGGTTTTATAAAAATCACAGGAAAGGGAAATAAACAGCGTTTTGTTCCTGTAGGAGGCTCTACTATTAAATACATTACTTCATATGTTAATTTGATTCGAGTGCATTATGCGGTACAAAAAGGGCATGAGGACACCTTGTTTTTAAACAGAAGAGGAAAACAGCTAACTCGGGCCATGATTTTTACAATCATCAAAGATTTAGCGCTAAAAATCAATTTGAATAAAACAATTAGTCCACACACTTTTCGACATTCGTTTGCAACCCATTTATTAGAAAACGGTGCCGATTTACGTTCGATACAATTAATGCTTGGTCATGAATCCATTACAACTACTGAAGTGTATATGCATTTAGATCGAAAATTTCTTTCGGAAGTTTTGAATAATTATCATCCACGTAAATAG
- a CDS encoding TM2 domain-containing protein codes for MKIKLFLSALMLTFGALTISYASFPVEKTTTNNVTVVENQEDELSSPATADSGKSQVTALILVALIGGLGIHRFYLGYTWQGIVQLLTLGGCGIWALIDLIRIITGDLQPKNGSYSKTL; via the coding sequence ATGAAAATTAAATTATTTTTATCAGCTTTAATGCTAACATTTGGTGCTTTAACAATTTCTTACGCATCATTTCCTGTAGAAAAAACAACTACAAACAATGTAACTGTTGTTGAAAACCAAGAAGATGAATTATCTTCTCCAGCTACTGCTGATTCTGGTAAAAGCCAAGTAACTGCTCTTATTTTAGTTGCATTGATTGGTGGATTAGGAATACACAGATTCTACTTAGGGTACACTTGGCAAGGAATTGTTCAATTACTTACTTTAGGTGGTTGTGGTATTTGGGCATTAATTGATTTAATCAGAATTATCACTGGTGATTTACAACCTAAAAATGGTTCGTATTCAAAAACTCTTTAA